Proteins from a genomic interval of Pseudomonas silesiensis:
- the ccoO gene encoding cytochrome-c oxidase, cbb3-type subunit II: MKHEAVEKNIGLLAFFMVIAVSIGGLTQIVPLFFQDVTNKPVEGMKPRTALELEGRDIYIANGCVGCHSQMIRPFRAETERYGHYSVAGESVWDHPFLWGSKRTGPDLARVGGRYSDDWQRAHLYNPRNVVPESKMPAYPFLVENKLDGKDTAKKMEVLRTLGVPYTDEDIAGAQDAVKGKTEMDALVAYLQGLGTIIKSKR, from the coding sequence ATGAAGCATGAAGCAGTCGAGAAGAATATTGGCCTGCTGGCCTTCTTCATGGTTATCGCCGTCAGCATCGGCGGCCTGACACAGATCGTTCCGCTGTTTTTCCAGGACGTCACCAACAAGCCGGTCGAAGGCATGAAGCCCCGTACCGCCCTTGAACTGGAAGGTCGCGACATCTACATCGCCAACGGTTGTGTCGGCTGCCACTCGCAGATGATCCGCCCGTTCCGTGCTGAAACCGAACGTTACGGCCACTACTCGGTCGCCGGTGAAAGCGTCTGGGACCACCCGTTCCTGTGGGGTTCCAAGCGTACCGGTCCGGACCTGGCCCGTGTCGGCGGTCGTTACTCCGATGACTGGCAGCGTGCGCATTTGTACAACCCGCGCAACGTAGTGCCCGAGTCGAAAATGCCGGCCTACCCGTTCCTCGTGGAAAACAAGCTCGACGGCAAAGACACCGCCAAGAAAATGGAAGTCTTGCGCACGCTCGGCGTCCCTTACACCGACGAAGACATCGCCGGTGCACAGGATGCCGTGAAGGGCAAAACCGAAATGGACGCGCTGGTGGCCTATCTGCAAGGCCTGGGCACCATCATCAAAAGCAAACGGTGA
- the ccoP gene encoding cytochrome-c oxidase, cbb3-type subunit III, whose amino-acid sequence MTTFWSLYVTVLSLGTIFALTWLLLSTRKGQRSEATEETVGHSFDGIEEYDNPLPKWWFMLFVGTIIFALGYLVLYPGLGNWKGLLPGYNYLDNEKQTAFANGQTGWTGVHEWEKEMAKSDARFGPIFAKFSSMPIEEVAKDPQALKMGGRLFASNCSVCHGSDAKGAYGFPNLTDADWRWGGEAETIKTTIMGGRHAVMPAWSEVIGEQGVADVAAFVLTNLDGRKLPEGTKADPVAGQKLFAANCVACHGPAGKGTPAMGAPDLTHPGAFIYGSSFAQLQQTIRYGRQGQMPAQEQLQGNDKVHLLAAYVYSLSHGEKAPAEDAQ is encoded by the coding sequence ATGACTACGTTCTGGAGTCTGTACGTCACAGTCCTCAGTCTCGGCACCATCTTCGCCCTGACCTGGCTGCTGCTGTCGACCCGCAAGGGCCAGCGCAGCGAAGCCACCGAAGAAACGGTTGGCCACTCCTTCGACGGGATCGAGGAGTACGACAATCCGCTGCCAAAATGGTGGTTCATGCTGTTCGTGGGCACCATCATCTTCGCCCTGGGGTATCTGGTGCTGTATCCGGGCCTGGGCAACTGGAAAGGCCTGCTGCCGGGTTACAACTACCTGGATAACGAGAAGCAGACCGCGTTCGCCAACGGCCAGACCGGCTGGACCGGCGTTCACGAGTGGGAAAAGGAAATGGCCAAGTCGGACGCCAGGTTCGGCCCGATCTTCGCCAAGTTCTCGTCCATGCCTATCGAAGAAGTGGCCAAGGACCCGCAAGCCCTGAAGATGGGTGGCCGCCTGTTCGCCTCCAACTGCTCGGTCTGCCACGGTTCCGACGCCAAGGGCGCCTATGGCTTCCCTAACCTGACCGACGCCGACTGGCGCTGGGGCGGCGAAGCGGAAACCATCAAGACCACCATCATGGGCGGTCGTCACGCCGTGATGCCGGCCTGGTCCGAAGTGATTGGCGAGCAAGGCGTGGCCGACGTGGCCGCGTTCGTGCTGACCAACCTCGATGGCCGCAAACTGCCGGAAGGCACCAAGGCCGACCCGGTTGCCGGGCAGAAACTGTTCGCCGCCAACTGCGTGGCCTGCCACGGTCCGGCAGGCAAAGGGACCCCGGCCATGGGCGCCCCTGACCTGACCCACCCGGGTGCGTTCATCTACGGCTCGAGCTTCGCTCAGCTGCAGCAGACCATCCGTTACGGCCGTCAGGGCCAGATGCCTGCGCAAGAACAGCTGCAAGGCAACGACAAGGTCCACCTGCTGGCCGCTTACGTCTACAGCCTGTCTCACGGTGAGAAGGCTCCGGCGGAAGATGCCCAGTAA
- a CDS encoding cbb3-type cytochrome oxidase subunit 3, giving the protein MVSELSSGMIRGLGTVVVFVAFVGLTLWVFNSKRNPEFAEARLLPFADEPLPDDATQEPETRSTRP; this is encoded by the coding sequence ATAGTGAGCGAATTGAGCAGTGGAATGATCCGCGGCCTAGGCACGGTCGTGGTGTTTGTGGCCTTCGTCGGCCTGACGCTGTGGGTGTTCAACAGCAAACGCAATCCGGAGTTCGCCGAAGCGCGCTTGCTACCGTTCGCCGATGAACCGCTACCCGACGACGCCACCCAAGAACCTGAAACAAGGAGTACCCGGCCATGA
- the ccoG gene encoding cytochrome c oxidase accessory protein CcoG, translating into MSNQIPVHDVTPPAKNTNSTVDLYASREKIYTRAFTGLFRNLRMMGGAGLFLLYFGTVWLNWGGHQAVWWNLPERKFFIFGATFWPQDFILLSGILIVSAFGLFFITVYAGRVWCGYTCPQSVWTWIFMWCEKVTEGDRNQRIKLDKAPMSANKFLRKFSKHAMWLLIGFVTGMTFVGYFSPIRELTIDFFTGAADGWSYFWVGFFTLATYGNAGWLREQVCIYMCPYARFQSVMFDKDTLIVSYDPRRGESRGPRKKGVDYKAMGLGDCIDCTMCVQVCPTGIDIRDGLQVECIGCAACIDACDSIMDKMDYPRGLISYTTEHNLSGQKTNKLRPRLIGYATVLLAMIALLVTAFFMRSLVGFDVSKDRVLYRENAEGRIENVYSLKIMNKDQRDHTYLLEASGLPDLKLQGKREIKVAAGEIFSQPVELSSAPEQLPSSTNEVKFILKDADDASIHVEAKSRFIGPQIR; encoded by the coding sequence ATGAGCAACCAGATTCCGGTACACGACGTTACCCCGCCTGCCAAAAACACCAACAGCACCGTCGACCTCTACGCCTCTCGGGAAAAGATCTACACCCGCGCCTTCACCGGGCTGTTCCGCAACCTGCGGATGATGGGCGGTGCCGGGCTGTTCCTGCTGTATTTCGGTACGGTCTGGCTCAATTGGGGTGGCCACCAGGCCGTCTGGTGGAACCTGCCGGAGCGCAAGTTCTTCATTTTTGGTGCGACCTTCTGGCCCCAGGACTTCATCCTGCTCTCGGGGATTCTGATCGTCAGCGCCTTCGGCCTGTTTTTCATCACCGTATATGCCGGACGGGTCTGGTGTGGCTATACCTGCCCGCAGAGTGTCTGGACCTGGATTTTCATGTGGTGCGAGAAGGTTACCGAAGGCGACCGCAACCAGCGCATCAAGCTCGACAAGGCGCCGATGAGCGCCAACAAGTTCCTGCGCAAGTTCAGCAAACACGCAATGTGGCTGTTGATCGGCTTCGTGACGGGCATGACCTTCGTCGGCTACTTCTCGCCGATCCGCGAATTGACCATCGACTTCTTCACTGGCGCAGCCGATGGCTGGTCCTACTTCTGGGTCGGTTTCTTCACCCTCGCCACCTATGGCAACGCCGGCTGGCTGCGTGAACAGGTGTGCATCTACATGTGCCCGTACGCACGCTTCCAGAGCGTGATGTTCGACAAGGACACCCTGATCGTTTCCTACGACCCGCGCCGTGGCGAATCCCGTGGCCCGCGCAAGAAAGGCGTCGACTACAAAGCCATGGGCCTGGGCGATTGCATCGACTGCACCATGTGCGTCCAGGTCTGCCCGACCGGTATCGATATCCGCGATGGCCTGCAGGTCGAATGCATTGGCTGTGCAGCCTGCATCGATGCCTGCGACAGCATCATGGACAAGATGGATTATCCCCGGGGCCTGATCAGCTACACCACCGAGCACAACCTGTCCGGGCAAAAAACCAATAAACTGCGTCCCCGCCTGATCGGCTATGCCACGGTGCTGCTGGCGATGATCGCCTTGCTGGTGACCGCGTTCTTCATGCGTTCGCTGGTCGGCTTCGATGTCAGCAAGGATCGGGTGCTGTACCGCGAGAACGCCGAAGGCCGGATCGAAAACGTCTACAGCCTGAAGATCATGAACAAGGACCAGCGCGACCACACCTACCTGCTGGAAGCCTCTGGCCTGCCGGACCTCAAGCTGCAAGGCAAGCGTGAAATCAAAGTCGCCGCCGGGGAGATTTTCAGCCAGCCGGTGGAGTTGTCCAGCGCACCGGAACAACTGCCGTCGAGTACCAACGAGGTGAAGTTCATCCTCAAGGACGCCGATGACGCCAGCATCCACGTTGAAGCCAAGAGCCGGTTCATCGGCCCACAAATTCGTTGA
- a CDS encoding CcoQ/FixQ family Cbb3-type cytochrome c oxidase assembly chaperone: MDIGMIRGLGTVVVMVAFIGLALWVFSPKRKSEFEDATLLPFADDPEAIKHVEQASRSNKE, translated from the coding sequence ATGGATATCGGGATGATTCGTGGCCTGGGCACCGTTGTCGTGATGGTGGCCTTCATCGGTCTGGCGTTGTGGGTATTCAGCCCCAAGCGCAAGTCGGAGTTTGAAGACGCGACCTTGCTGCCTTTCGCGGATGATCCCGAAGCCATCAAGCACGTCGAGCAAGCTTCTAGGAGTAACAAAGAATGA
- the ccoO gene encoding cytochrome-c oxidase, cbb3-type subunit II has product MKHETIEKNVGLLMLLMVLAVSIGGLTQIVPLFFQDVTNKPVEGMKPYTALQLEGRDIYIREGCVGCHSQMIRPFRAETERYGHYSVAGESVWDHPFLWGSKRTGPDLARVGGRYSEDWHRAHLYNPRNVVPESKMPGYPWLVANPLDSSHTESKIKAMRTLGVPYSDDDIAGSVASLKGKTEMDALVAYLQVLGTSIKSKR; this is encoded by the coding sequence ATGAAACACGAAACAATCGAGAAAAACGTCGGCTTGCTGATGTTGCTGATGGTGCTGGCCGTGAGCATTGGCGGCCTGACCCAGATCGTCCCGCTGTTCTTCCAGGACGTCACCAATAAACCGGTGGAAGGCATGAAGCCCTATACCGCGCTGCAACTGGAAGGTCGCGACATTTACATCCGCGAAGGCTGCGTCGGTTGCCACTCGCAGATGATCCGGCCGTTCCGCGCCGAGACCGAGCGTTACGGTCACTATTCGGTCGCCGGTGAAAGCGTCTGGGATCACCCGTTCCTGTGGGGTTCGAAACGTACCGGTCCGGACCTGGCCCGGGTCGGCGGTCGCTATTCCGAGGACTGGCACCGCGCGCACTTGTACAACCCGCGCAACGTGGTGCCCGAATCGAAAATGCCCGGGTATCCGTGGCTGGTGGCCAATCCACTCGACAGCAGCCACACCGAAAGCAAGATCAAGGCGATGCGCACCCTCGGCGTGCCCTACAGCGACGACGACATCGCCGGCTCAGTGGCCTCGCTCAAAGGCAAGACCGAGATGGACGCATTGGTCGCTTACCTGCAAGTGCTTGGCACATCCATCAAGAGCAAGAGGTAA
- a CDS encoding FixH family protein, which translates to MPAANATSPWYKHLWPWIIIAILACSVALTLSMVTIAVNNPDNLVNDNYYEAGKGINRSLDRELLAQTLLLRASVHLDGVTGEVDVRLDGNSAPDTLELNLISPTQPEKDRKITLARSETEQGRYIGQVSDKVDGRRFVELLGVQDGKTWRMFEEEQVSHDKDLLLGDEPLQGAEDLKK; encoded by the coding sequence ATGCCCGCAGCAAATGCCACAAGTCCCTGGTACAAGCACCTTTGGCCGTGGATCATCATCGCCATCCTCGCCTGCTCGGTAGCGCTGACCTTGTCCATGGTGACCATCGCGGTGAACAACCCGGACAACCTGGTCAACGATAACTACTACGAGGCCGGCAAGGGCATCAACCGTTCGCTGGACCGTGAACTGCTGGCCCAGACCCTGCTGTTGCGCGCCAGCGTCCACCTGGATGGCGTGACCGGCGAAGTCGATGTACGCCTGGACGGCAACAGCGCACCGGACACCCTGGAGCTGAACCTGATCTCGCCGACCCAGCCGGAGAAGGATCGCAAGATCACCCTCGCCCGCAGCGAAACCGAACAGGGCCGCTACATCGGCCAGGTGAGCGACAAGGTCGACGGCCGCCGCTTCGTGGAGTTGCTGGGTGTGCAGGATGGGAAAACCTGGCGCATGTTCGAGGAAGAACAGGTCAGTCATGACAAGGATCTGCTGCTGGGTGACGAGCCGCTGCAGGGCGCGGAAGACCTGAAGAAGTAA
- the ccoN gene encoding cytochrome-c oxidase, cbb3-type subunit I gives MSTAISPTAYNYKVVRQFAIMTVVWGILGMGLGVFIASQLVWPELNFGLPWTSFGRLRPLHTNLVIFAFGGCALFATSYYVVQRTCQTRLISDSLAAFTFWGWQAVIVGAIITLPLGYTTTKEYAELEWPLAILLAIVWVTYGLVFFGTITKRNTKHIYVGNWFYGAFIVVTAMLHIVNHASLPVSFFKSYSAYSGATDAMIQWWYGHNAVGFFLTTGFLGMMYYFVPKQAERPIYSYRLSIVHFWALITLYIWAGPHHLHYTALPDWAQSLGMAMSIILLAPSWGGMINGMMTLSGAWHKLRTDPILRFLVVSLAFYGMSTFEGPMMAIKTVNSLSHYTDWTIGHVHAGALGWVAMISIGAIYHMIPKLFGRAQMHSIGLINAHFWLATIGTVLYIASMWVNGITQGLMWRAINDDGTLTYSFVEALQASHPGFIVRALGGAFFASGMLFMAYNVWRTVRASNPVEAKAAEQIAVVGAH, from the coding sequence ATGAGCACAGCAATCAGTCCGACTGCTTATAACTATAAGGTAGTCCGCCAGTTCGCCATCATGACGGTGGTCTGGGGGATCCTTGGCATGGGGCTCGGTGTCTTCATCGCCTCGCAACTGGTCTGGCCGGAGTTGAACTTCGGTCTGCCATGGACGAGCTTTGGACGCCTGCGCCCGTTGCACACCAACCTGGTGATTTTCGCCTTCGGTGGTTGTGCACTGTTTGCCACTTCTTATTACGTCGTGCAGCGAACCTGCCAAACGCGACTGATTTCCGACAGCCTCGCCGCCTTCACCTTCTGGGGATGGCAGGCGGTGATCGTCGGCGCGATCATTACCTTGCCGCTGGGTTACACCACCACCAAGGAATACGCGGAACTGGAATGGCCCCTGGCTATTCTGCTGGCCATTGTCTGGGTCACCTACGGTCTGGTGTTCTTCGGCACCATCACCAAGCGCAATACCAAGCATATCTACGTGGGTAACTGGTTCTACGGTGCCTTCATCGTCGTGACGGCGATGCTGCACATCGTCAACCACGCGTCGCTGCCGGTCAGCTTCTTCAAGTCCTACTCGGCCTATTCGGGTGCGACGGATGCGATGATCCAGTGGTGGTACGGTCACAACGCGGTCGGTTTCTTCCTGACCACCGGCTTCCTGGGGATGATGTACTACTTCGTTCCGAAGCAGGCCGAGCGTCCGATCTACTCCTATCGCCTGTCGATCGTGCACTTCTGGGCGCTGATCACCTTGTACATCTGGGCCGGTCCGCACCACCTGCACTACACCGCATTGCCGGACTGGGCTCAGTCCCTGGGCATGGCCATGTCGATCATCCTGCTGGCACCCAGCTGGGGCGGCATGATCAACGGCATGATGACCCTCTCGGGCGCCTGGCATAAGCTGCGCACCGACCCGATCCTGCGCTTCCTCGTGGTATCGCTGGCGTTCTACGGCATGTCGACCTTCGAAGGCCCGATGATGGCCATCAAGACCGTCAACTCGCTGTCGCACTACACCGACTGGACCATCGGCCACGTACACGCCGGCGCTCTTGGTTGGGTAGCCATGATCTCGATCGGCGCGATCTACCACATGATCCCGAAACTGTTCGGTCGCGCGCAGATGCACAGCATCGGCTTGATCAACGCCCACTTCTGGCTCGCGACCATCGGTACCGTGCTGTACATCGCTTCGATGTGGGTCAACGGCATCACCCAGGGCCTGATGTGGCGTGCAATCAACGACGACGGCACCCTCACCTACTCGTTCGTCGAAGCGCTGCAAGCCAGCCACCCCGGTTTCATCGTTCGCGCCCTGGGCGGTGCGTTCTTTGCCAGCGGCATGCTGTTCATGGCCTACAACGTATGGCGTACCGTACGTGCCTCGAACCCGGTTGAAGCCAAAGCTGCTGAACAGATTGCTGTAGTTGGAGCTCACTGA
- the ccoP gene encoding cytochrome-c oxidase, cbb3-type subunit III, producing MTTFWSTWICVLTIGSLIGLTWLLIGTRKGETKGSVDQTMGHSFDGIEEYDNPLPQWWFMLFAGTLVFAVGYLVLYPGLGNWKGILPGYENGWTGVHEWEKEMNKAEAKFGPIFAKFAAMPVEDVANDPQALTMGGRLFASNCAVCHGSDAKGAFGFPNLADSHWRWGGDAQTIKTTILGGRMAAMPAWGEILGEAGVKNVAAYVRHDLAGLPLPDDSTFDLQAGQQAFNTTCVACHGAKGQGTEAMGAPNLTQPAGYIYGTSLAQLGQTIRHGRQGHMPAQNELLGNDKVQLLAAYVYSLSHGLNTERLQAKGKSE from the coding sequence ATGACCACCTTCTGGAGTACGTGGATTTGCGTACTGACCATCGGCAGCCTGATCGGCCTGACCTGGCTGCTGATCGGCACCCGCAAGGGCGAAACCAAGGGCAGCGTCGACCAGACCATGGGCCACAGCTTCGACGGCATCGAGGAGTATGACAACCCGCTGCCGCAGTGGTGGTTCATGCTGTTCGCCGGCACGCTGGTGTTCGCCGTGGGTTATCTGGTGCTGTACCCGGGCCTGGGCAACTGGAAAGGCATCCTCCCCGGTTATGAGAACGGCTGGACTGGCGTCCACGAGTGGGAAAAGGAGATGAACAAGGCCGAGGCGAAGTTCGGGCCGATCTTCGCCAAATTTGCGGCAATGCCCGTGGAAGACGTGGCCAACGATCCGCAAGCACTGACCATGGGCGGTCGCTTGTTCGCCTCCAATTGCGCGGTGTGCCACGGCTCGGATGCCAAGGGCGCTTTCGGCTTCCCCAACCTGGCCGACAGTCACTGGCGCTGGGGTGGCGATGCCCAGACGATCAAGACCACCATCCTGGGCGGGCGCATGGCGGCGATGCCAGCCTGGGGTGAAATCCTCGGTGAAGCCGGCGTGAAGAACGTTGCGGCTTATGTGCGTCATGATCTGGCGGGCCTGCCTTTGCCGGACGACAGCACGTTCGACCTGCAAGCCGGGCAGCAAGCTTTCAACACGACCTGTGTCGCCTGTCACGGGGCAAAGGGCCAGGGCACTGAAGCCATGGGTGCGCCTAATCTGACGCAGCCGGCCGGGTACATCTATGGCACCAGCCTGGCACAGCTTGGACAAACGATTCGTCATGGCCGCCAGGGGCATATGCCCGCGCAGAACGAGCTGCTTGGCAACGATAAAGTGCAATTGCTGGCGGCCTATGTGTACAGCCTGTCACACGGACTGAATACAGAGCGTTTGCAGGCTAAAGGCAAAAGCGAATAA
- a CDS encoding heavy metal translocating P-type ATPase gives MTTTPLPCYHCALPVPAGSRFTAAVLGETREFCCPGCQAVAEAIVAGGLESYYQHRSEASANPEALPVQLVDELALYDRADVQKPFVRHEGELAETTLLMEGISCAACGWLIEKHLRGLPAVAEARLNLSNHRLHVRWADGQLPLSRVLSELRHIGYAAHPYQADRASEQLASENRLALRQLGVAGLLWFQAMMATMATWPEFNIDLSPELHTILRWVALFLTTPIVFYSCAPFFKGALRDLRTRHLTMDVSVSLAIGSAYIAGIWTSITGVGELYFDAVGMFALFLLAGRYLERRARERTAAATAQLVNLLPASCLRLSADGQSERILLSELRVGDQVLVHPGAILPADGKILDGQSSIDESLLTGEYLPQSRLPGDAVTAGTLNVEGALTVQVLALGQDTRLSAIVRLLDRAQAEKPRLAEIADRAAQWFLLLSLIAAAVIGLVWWELDSSRAFWIVLAMLVATCPCALSLATPTALTAATGTLHRLGLLLTRGHVLEGLNQIDTVIFDKTGTLTEGRLALRSIRPLGALDSDECLSLAAALENRSEHPIARAFGRAPLAAEEVHSTPGLGLQGMVGEQRLRIGQPGFVCELSGAAVPAMPDEAGQWLLLGNHQGPLAWFVLDDRLRSDAPALLAACKARGWRTLLLSGDSSPMVASVAAELGIDEARGGLRPDDKLQVLQQLHKEGRKVLMLGDGVNDVPVLAAADISVAMGSATDLAKTSADAVLLSNRLDALVQAFSLARRTRRVIIENLLWAGLYNGLMLPFAALGWITPVWAAVGMSISSLTVVLNALRLTRLPSAPAASATPQTRPLPA, from the coding sequence ATGACCACCACGCCACTCCCCTGCTACCACTGCGCCCTGCCCGTCCCGGCCGGCAGCCGCTTCACCGCTGCCGTCCTCGGTGAAACCCGCGAGTTCTGTTGCCCGGGTTGCCAGGCCGTGGCCGAGGCGATTGTCGCCGGGGGCCTTGAAAGCTATTACCAGCATCGCAGCGAAGCCTCGGCCAACCCCGAAGCCTTGCCCGTGCAACTGGTGGACGAGCTGGCGTTGTACGACCGCGCCGACGTGCAGAAACCCTTCGTTCGCCACGAAGGCGAGCTCGCCGAAACCACGTTATTGATGGAAGGCATCAGCTGCGCCGCCTGCGGCTGGCTGATCGAGAAACACCTGCGTGGCTTGCCGGCGGTGGCCGAAGCGCGCCTGAACCTGTCCAATCATCGCCTGCACGTACGCTGGGCCGACGGGCAATTGCCGCTGAGCCGGGTACTGAGCGAATTGCGCCACATCGGTTACGCCGCACACCCTTATCAAGCCGACCGTGCCAGCGAACAACTGGCCAGTGAAAACCGCCTGGCCCTGCGCCAGCTCGGGGTCGCCGGCCTGCTGTGGTTCCAGGCGATGATGGCGACCATGGCCACCTGGCCGGAATTCAATATCGACCTCAGCCCCGAGCTGCACACCATCCTGCGCTGGGTCGCACTGTTCCTCACCACGCCGATCGTGTTCTACAGTTGCGCGCCCTTCTTCAAGGGCGCCCTGCGCGACCTGCGCACCCGGCACCTGACCATGGACGTTTCGGTATCGCTGGCGATCGGCAGCGCCTACATCGCCGGGATCTGGACCTCGATCACCGGGGTCGGCGAACTGTACTTCGATGCCGTCGGCATGTTCGCGCTGTTCCTGCTGGCCGGACGCTACCTGGAACGCCGCGCCCGGGAACGTACCGCCGCTGCCACCGCGCAGCTGGTCAATCTGTTGCCCGCATCTTGCCTGCGCCTGAGTGCTGACGGCCAGAGCGAGCGCATCCTGCTCAGCGAATTGCGCGTGGGCGATCAGGTGCTGGTGCATCCCGGTGCGATCCTCCCGGCGGATGGCAAAATCCTCGACGGCCAGTCGAGCATCGACGAATCCCTGCTCACCGGAGAATACCTGCCGCAGTCACGGCTGCCGGGCGATGCGGTCACCGCTGGCACCCTGAACGTCGAGGGCGCATTGACCGTGCAAGTGCTGGCCCTCGGCCAGGACACCCGATTGTCCGCCATCGTCCGCCTGCTGGACCGTGCCCAGGCCGAAAAGCCGCGCCTGGCGGAAATTGCCGACCGCGCCGCGCAGTGGTTCCTGCTGCTGTCGCTGATTGCCGCGGCCGTCATCGGTCTGGTGTGGTGGGAACTGGATTCGTCACGGGCGTTCTGGATCGTGCTGGCGATGCTGGTTGCGACTTGCCCTTGCGCCTTGTCCCTGGCCACGCCGACCGCCCTCACCGCCGCCACCGGAACGCTGCATAGACTTGGCCTGTTGCTGACGCGCGGTCATGTGCTGGAAGGCCTGAACCAGATCGACACGGTGATTTTCGACAAGACCGGCACCCTCACAGAAGGCCGCCTGGCGCTGCGCTCGATCCGCCCGCTCGGCGCGCTCGACAGCGATGAATGCCTGAGCCTCGCCGCCGCCCTGGAAAACCGTTCCGAACACCCGATCGCCCGCGCTTTCGGCCGGGCGCCGCTGGCCGCTGAAGAAGTCCACAGTACGCCGGGCCTCGGCCTCCAGGGAATGGTCGGTGAACAACGTTTGCGTATCGGCCAACCGGGATTTGTCTGCGAACTCAGTGGTGCCGCCGTGCCCGCCATGCCGGACGAAGCCGGCCAATGGTTGCTGCTCGGCAACCACCAGGGGCCGCTGGCATGGTTTGTCCTCGACGACCGTTTGCGCAGCGACGCCCCCGCGCTGCTCGCCGCGTGCAAGGCCCGGGGCTGGCGCACGTTGCTGCTGTCCGGCGACAGTTCGCCGATGGTGGCCAGCGTCGCGGCTGAACTGGGCATCGACGAAGCCCGTGGCGGTTTGCGTCCGGACGATAAATTGCAGGTCTTGCAACAACTGCACAAGGAAGGTCGCAAGGTGTTGATGCTCGGTGACGGGGTCAACGACGTGCCGGTGCTGGCCGCCGCCGACATCAGCGTGGCGATGGGGTCGGCGACGGACCTGGCCAAGACCAGTGCCGATGCGGTGTTGCTGTCCAACCGGCTCGATGCACTGGTGCAAGCTTTCAGCCTGGCCCGGCGCACCCGTCGGGTAATCATCGAGAACCTGCTGTGGGCCGGGCTGTACAATGGCCTCATGTTGCCCTTCGCCGCCCTCGGCTGGATCACCCCGGTATGGGCCGCGGTCGGCATGTCCATCAGTTCGTTGACCGTGGTGCTGAACGCCCTGCGCCTGACTCGCCTGCCGAGCGCGCCCGCCGCCAGCGCCACGCCACAAACCCGCCCGCTGCCGGCCTGA
- the ccoS gene encoding cbb3-type cytochrome oxidase assembly protein CcoS, whose translation MPALYVMIPAALLIVAIAIYIFFWAVDSGQYDDLDGPAHSILFDDQDPNHQAAVDEAGGHPAKPDDKAPPHA comes from the coding sequence ATGCCAGCTCTCTACGTGATGATCCCGGCCGCGCTGCTGATCGTGGCCATTGCGATCTACATTTTCTTCTGGGCGGTCGACAGCGGTCAGTACGACGATCTGGACGGCCCGGCCCACAGCATCCTGTTCGACGATCAGGACCCCAATCACCAGGCGGCGGTCGACGAGGCCGGCGGCCATCCGGCCAAACCGGACGACAAGGCGCCTCCGCATGCTTGA